A genomic region of Runella rosea contains the following coding sequences:
- the uvrA gene encoding excinuclease ABC subunit UvrA, with protein sequence MNVAENQQNTSEIDFETLNPKQYIIIKGARVNNLKNIDVAIPRNKLIVVTGVSGSGKSSLAFDTLFAEGQRMYVESLSSYARQFLGRMEKPEVDYIKGVSPAVAIEQKVNTRNPRSTVGTTTEIYDYLKLLFARVGVTYSPISGLPVRKDTVTDVVDFMLHHEEGTRVMVLAPLIVKEERSLAQELSILLSKGYTRVVVNQETKSIEELIETKEYAAFSAADFFILIDRASVKHDDEDTQFRLSDSVQTAFFEGEGLCIVDVIGGERRAFSDKFELDGIKFEEPTVNLFSFNNPYGACKRCEGFGKVLGLDPDLIIPDKNLSVFEGAIAPWRTEKMAEWLAPLLRHGIRFDFPIHRAYKDLTQEQKDILWAGNTYFEGLTAFFEHLESQTHKVQYRVMLSRYRGRTTCPECRGSRLRKDAGYVKIAGVSITDLVLLPISEVLQFFKNLSLPDYQFGIAKRILIEIENRLEYMERVGLGYLTLNRLTNSLSGGEFQRIKLATSLGSALVGSMYILDEPSIGLHPRDTRKLVGVLESLRDMGNTVIVVEHEEEVMRAADQIIDIGPDAGNLGGEVVWQGSWEDILNPIEGIHSHTIKFLTGEDKIPVPTFRRKATHWLELTGARENNLKDVDVKFPLGTFTVVTGVSGSGKSTLVRKILFPALARQKGEYNEEAGKYSNLTGSLDRIDNLEMVDQNPIGKSSRSNPVTYIKAYDYIRQMMSEVPLAKARGYKPSHFSFNIEGGRCETCQGEGQVKIEMQFMADIYLKCEACGGKRFKQEILDVRYQRPDQGSADIADILDMTIDEAIRFFRADEPKLADRLLPLQEVGLGYVKLGQSSNTLSGGEAQRVKLAFFLSKSNPNQGRSLFIFDEPTTGLHFHDIQKLLKALNALVNQGDTVIVIEHNVEVIKSADWIIDMGPEGGEAGGYVTFEGTPEEMVKLSDNYTAVFLEEKMRT encoded by the coding sequence ATGAACGTAGCCGAAAACCAACAAAATACTTCCGAAATAGACTTCGAAACCCTCAATCCGAAGCAGTATATTATCATTAAAGGCGCTCGCGTCAACAACCTTAAAAACATTGATGTTGCCATTCCTCGCAATAAATTGATTGTGGTCACTGGGGTGTCGGGGAGTGGAAAGTCGTCGTTGGCTTTTGATACGCTTTTTGCCGAAGGGCAGCGCATGTACGTCGAAAGTTTGAGTAGCTATGCGCGTCAGTTTTTGGGGCGCATGGAAAAACCCGAAGTAGATTACATCAAAGGTGTGTCGCCAGCGGTAGCCATTGAGCAAAAGGTCAATACCCGAAATCCGCGCTCTACCGTAGGCACCACCACGGAGATTTACGACTACCTCAAGTTGCTTTTTGCGCGGGTGGGGGTTACTTACTCGCCCATTTCGGGGCTACCCGTACGAAAAGATACCGTGACCGACGTGGTTGATTTTATGTTACACCACGAAGAAGGCACGCGTGTGATGGTGTTGGCACCCTTGATTGTGAAGGAAGAGAGAAGCCTAGCCCAAGAATTAAGTATTTTACTTTCAAAAGGATACACAAGGGTCGTTGTCAATCAGGAAACGAAATCTATTGAGGAATTGATAGAAACCAAGGAGTATGCCGCGTTTTCTGCCGCCGATTTTTTTATTCTTATCGATCGGGCTTCGGTCAAACACGACGATGAAGATACGCAGTTTCGATTGTCGGATTCGGTACAGACGGCTTTTTTCGAGGGAGAAGGCCTGTGTATTGTCGACGTGATAGGAGGAGAACGCCGAGCGTTTTCGGATAAATTTGAACTCGACGGAATAAAGTTTGAAGAGCCTACGGTCAATCTTTTCAGCTTCAATAACCCTTATGGGGCTTGCAAACGCTGCGAAGGTTTTGGAAAAGTGTTGGGGTTGGACCCTGATTTGATTATTCCCGACAAAAACCTCTCGGTATTTGAAGGAGCAATTGCCCCTTGGCGAACCGAAAAAATGGCCGAGTGGCTGGCGCCGCTTCTGCGCCATGGCATTCGTTTTGATTTTCCCATTCACCGGGCCTATAAAGACCTTACCCAAGAACAAAAAGACATTCTCTGGGCGGGAAATACGTATTTTGAGGGGCTAACCGCATTTTTTGAACACCTCGAATCTCAAACCCACAAGGTCCAATACCGAGTTATGCTATCCCGTTACCGTGGTCGTACTACTTGTCCAGAATGCCGTGGTTCGCGCTTGCGCAAAGATGCAGGCTATGTAAAGATAGCTGGTGTTTCTATTACTGATTTGGTGTTGTTGCCCATTAGTGAGGTGTTACAGTTTTTTAAGAACCTTTCGTTACCTGATTATCAATTTGGCATTGCCAAGCGTATTTTAATCGAAATAGAAAACCGTTTGGAATACATGGAGCGCGTGGGACTGGGCTACTTAACGCTCAATCGTTTGACAAATTCGCTTTCTGGGGGAGAATTTCAGCGGATAAAATTGGCGACTTCACTGGGCAGCGCCCTGGTTGGCTCGATGTATATTTTGGACGAGCCAAGTATTGGGCTTCACCCGCGCGACACGCGGAAGTTGGTGGGTGTGCTGGAATCTCTGCGGGATATGGGCAACACGGTGATTGTGGTTGAGCACGAAGAAGAAGTAATGCGCGCCGCCGACCAAATCATCGACATTGGTCCCGACGCTGGAAATTTGGGCGGAGAAGTGGTATGGCAGGGAAGTTGGGAGGATATACTGAACCCCATTGAAGGCATTCATTCTCATACCATTAAATTCTTGACGGGTGAAGATAAAATTCCCGTACCTACTTTTCGCCGGAAGGCAACTCATTGGCTTGAACTAACAGGCGCGAGAGAAAATAACTTAAAAGACGTAGACGTAAAATTTCCGCTCGGTACGTTTACGGTGGTGACGGGCGTATCGGGTTCTGGTAAATCAACGCTTGTTCGAAAAATCTTATTTCCAGCTTTGGCCCGCCAAAAGGGAGAATACAACGAAGAAGCAGGAAAATATAGCAATCTGACGGGAAGTTTGGACCGCATTGATAACCTTGAGATGGTAGACCAAAATCCCATTGGCAAGTCGTCGCGCTCCAATCCCGTTACGTATATCAAGGCTTACGATTACATAAGGCAGATGATGAGTGAGGTGCCTTTGGCCAAAGCGCGGGGCTATAAACCCTCTCATTTTTCTTTTAATATCGAAGGAGGCCGCTGCGAAACCTGTCAGGGAGAAGGACAAGTGAAGATTGAAATGCAGTTCATGGCTGATATTTACCTCAAATGCGAAGCTTGCGGCGGAAAACGATTCAAACAGGAAATTTTGGATGTTCGATACCAACGCCCCGATCAAGGCTCGGCCGACATTGCCGATATTCTGGATATGACCATTGATGAAGCCATCCGCTTTTTCAGAGCCGATGAACCCAAACTCGCCGACCGCCTGTTACCGCTTCAGGAAGTGGGCCTCGGTTATGTCAAATTAGGTCAATCGTCCAACACGCTTTCGGGTGGAGAGGCCCAGCGTGTAAAACTGGCTTTCTTTTTGAGCAAATCAAACCCCAATCAAGGACGCTCCCTGTTCATTTTTGATGAACCCACTACGGGTTTGCATTTTCATGATATTCAAAAACTCCTGAAAGCGCTCAACGCATTGGTAAACCAAGGTGATACTGTGATTGTGATTGAGCACAATGTTGAGGTGATTAAATCGGCAGATTGGATTATTGATATGGGCCCCGAAGGTGGCGAAGCGGGAGGCTATGTCACCTTCGAGGGAACACCCGAAGAAATGGTGAAGCTTTCTGACAACTACACTGCGGTGTTTTTGGAAGAAAAAATGAGAACGTAG
- a CDS encoding Gfo/Idh/MocA family protein — protein sequence MNRRKFLEQSTQLSIAAGAFVQSPETRAKNHVRKSANEKIVIGVIGCNNMGNGIMNHALNQPNVECAAICDIDTNIGNKRADEVMRKQGKRPQLYGDFRKLLENKDIDAVIIATPDHWHCLPMVEACRAGKDVYVEKPLANSIGECNVMVKAARHYNRVVQVGQQQRSGEHWQSAMQFIHSGSIGTLRKVHSWANFNYAIGSRIVPDEPVPAHIDFNQWLGPAPLRTYNRTRHHGSWRFFWDYGGGLMTDWGAHLLDIALWAKNIKTPPLSVAASGGNFYSPDFAHEAFDTLSVMYQLPDYTISWEQTAGTQNGPYGRSYGLAFVGNDATLVIDRGGWELFPEIDKGGYKVPAIPKRSGKETHEEHVKNWLECIRTRKETNCPIENGRLVALYAHAGNIALRTNSRLEWNEAAQSFGKNEAANALITPTYRAPWEFPKI from the coding sequence ATGAACCGCAGAAAATTCTTAGAACAGAGCACACAGCTTTCGATAGCGGCGGGCGCCTTTGTACAAAGCCCTGAAACCCGTGCAAAGAACCATGTGCGTAAGTCGGCCAATGAAAAAATCGTTATCGGCGTCATCGGTTGCAATAATATGGGAAACGGAATCATGAATCACGCCCTCAACCAACCAAATGTGGAATGCGCAGCAATTTGTGATATTGATACCAACATTGGCAATAAACGCGCCGATGAAGTAATGCGTAAGCAGGGAAAGCGGCCCCAGCTGTACGGAGATTTTAGAAAATTGTTAGAAAACAAAGACATCGACGCGGTCATTATCGCTACGCCCGACCATTGGCATTGCCTCCCTATGGTTGAAGCTTGTCGGGCGGGCAAAGATGTGTACGTAGAAAAACCATTGGCCAATTCAATCGGCGAATGTAACGTAATGGTAAAAGCAGCGCGCCACTACAATCGCGTGGTACAGGTCGGACAACAACAACGCAGCGGAGAACATTGGCAAAGTGCGATGCAATTTATCCATTCGGGCAGCATCGGCACGCTGCGAAAAGTACACAGTTGGGCCAATTTCAACTATGCAATTGGCTCTCGAATCGTGCCCGACGAACCCGTCCCCGCCCATATTGACTTTAATCAGTGGCTGGGGCCTGCACCGCTGCGCACCTACAACCGAACCCGACACCACGGTTCATGGCGGTTTTTCTGGGATTACGGCGGTGGTCTCATGACCGATTGGGGCGCCCACCTGTTGGACATTGCGCTGTGGGCCAAAAACATCAAAACGCCGCCGCTGTCGGTTGCGGCTTCGGGCGGCAATTTTTATTCGCCAGACTTTGCCCATGAAGCATTTGACACCTTGAGTGTGATGTACCAACTTCCCGATTATACCATTTCATGGGAACAAACCGCCGGCACCCAAAACGGCCCATACGGACGCTCCTACGGGTTGGCTTTTGTCGGCAATGACGCCACGCTCGTAATAGACCGGGGGGGTTGGGAGTTGTTCCCAGAAATTGACAAGGGAGGATATAAAGTACCCGCAATTCCCAAACGAAGTGGCAAAGAAACGCACGAAGAGCACGTAAAAAACTGGCTAGAATGCATCAGAACCCGCAAAGAGACGAATTGCCCCATCGAAAACGGCCGCCTGGTTGCCTTGTATGCCCACGCTGGCAATATCGCATTACGCACCAATTCGCGCTTGGAATGGAATGAAGCGGCACAATCGTTCGGTAAAAATGAAGCCGCCAATGCCCTCATTACCCCCACTTATCGTGCCCCCTGGGAATTCCCAAAAATATAG
- a CDS encoding 6-bladed beta-propeller, with protein sequence MNLSTSRRDFVKTAATTLLAPSIITSVNAQPADGIIGHGSHRYKINADWGKLDSSKFPVKNCHEMVMDSKGRLIMVTDETKNNILVYDRSGKLLDSWGHEYPGGHGLTLWNANGEEFLFICDPNSNRVTKTDINGKVIFTIEHPSKVGAYKPEEKFLPTETTVGPNGDIYVADGYGSQWILQYSAKGEFIRKFGGPGDGDDQFATAHGITVDYRNKANPTLLITSRVHNSFKRFTLDGKYLSTIFLPGAFVCRPVIHGDHLFAGVCWSRLRYMNQTNNSGFVTILDKNDKVVSNPGGTKPEYRDGKLQMMVQDAAAVGGILMHCHDVCVDNDENIYICQWNAKQTYPVKLSRV encoded by the coding sequence ATGAACCTTTCCACCTCCCGTCGCGATTTTGTCAAAACTGCCGCTACCACGTTGCTGGCACCCTCCATCATCACTTCGGTGAACGCCCAACCAGCCGACGGCATCATCGGCCACGGGTCACACCGCTATAAAATCAATGCTGATTGGGGTAAATTAGACTCCTCGAAGTTTCCCGTCAAAAACTGCCATGAAATGGTCATGGACAGCAAGGGGCGGCTTATTATGGTAACAGACGAAACCAAAAATAACATTTTGGTCTACGACCGTTCTGGTAAACTCCTCGACAGTTGGGGGCATGAATACCCTGGCGGACACGGCCTTACGCTCTGGAATGCCAACGGCGAAGAGTTTTTGTTTATCTGTGACCCCAACTCAAACCGCGTTACCAAAACCGACATTAACGGAAAAGTAATTTTCACCATTGAGCACCCGTCTAAAGTTGGCGCTTACAAGCCCGAAGAGAAATTCCTGCCTACCGAAACTACGGTTGGCCCCAACGGTGACATTTATGTAGCCGACGGCTATGGTTCACAGTGGATTTTACAATATAGCGCCAAGGGAGAATTTATCCGTAAATTCGGCGGCCCTGGCGACGGCGACGACCAATTTGCTACTGCCCACGGTATCACAGTAGATTACCGCAATAAAGCAAACCCCACGTTGCTCATCACCTCACGGGTGCATAATTCTTTCAAACGTTTCACGTTGGACGGCAAATATTTATCTACCATTTTCCTACCCGGCGCATTTGTTTGTCGCCCCGTGATTCACGGAGACCATTTGTTTGCGGGCGTTTGCTGGTCGCGTTTGCGCTACATGAACCAAACCAACAACTCTGGTTTCGTCACTATTTTGGACAAAAATGACAAAGTAGTTTCCAACCCTGGCGGCACCAAACCTGAATACCGAGACGGAAAGCTCCAAATGATGGTTCAGGATGCCGCTGCAGTAGGTGGTATATTAATGCACTGCCACGATGTATGCGTAGACAACGACGAAAACATCTACATCTGCCAATGGAACGCCAAACAAACGTATCCAGTCAAATTGTCAAGAGTATAA
- a CDS encoding 3-oxoacyl-ACP synthase III family protein, protein MKIQIQAIEKYLPGVAIESAQLEEQLGLSAGWIEKNAGVKTRHWAAVDETVASMAATALQKALTAAGLSADTLDFLIYAGASYDYPIPHNAGRIKKALGTTAKFPCFDVDSTCLSFLNALDIAHLYFQRRAVRTIAIVSAELASRALNPQDPKTYGLLGDAAVAVILSQSNEGYEPVCPYFINNPEGADLAWIPTGGSVNRGMAADTPEESFYFRMDGKRLISLTLQELKPFLAQYEQLSGLALTAYDYVIPHQTSRFGNEIFAKQYHLNEHQLINTLAHYGNCISASIPLGLCDLVQQKKDLSDQKILLIGSAAGLSLGALTLLF, encoded by the coding sequence ATGAAAATTCAGATTCAAGCCATTGAGAAATACCTGCCTGGAGTTGCCATTGAAAGTGCGCAATTGGAGGAACAACTGGGTCTTTCTGCGGGTTGGATTGAAAAAAATGCAGGCGTAAAAACGAGGCACTGGGCGGCGGTCGATGAAACTGTGGCTTCGATGGCGGCTACGGCCTTACAGAAGGCCCTGACTGCTGCGGGCCTTTCTGCCGATACCCTAGATTTTTTGATTTACGCGGGGGCCTCCTACGATTACCCCATTCCGCACAATGCAGGGCGTATCAAAAAAGCGTTGGGGACTACGGCCAAATTTCCTTGTTTTGACGTGGATTCCACGTGCTTGAGTTTTTTGAATGCGCTTGATATTGCACATTTGTATTTCCAACGCCGGGCGGTGCGCACCATTGCTATCGTATCTGCCGAGCTGGCTTCGCGGGCGCTGAATCCCCAAGATCCCAAAACGTATGGATTGTTGGGCGACGCTGCGGTGGCGGTTATTTTGAGCCAAAGCAATGAAGGTTATGAGCCCGTTTGTCCCTACTTTATCAACAATCCTGAAGGTGCTGATTTGGCTTGGATCCCCACGGGTGGAAGCGTAAATCGTGGTATGGCAGCGGATACACCCGAAGAATCATTTTATTTCAGAATGGATGGGAAACGCCTTATTTCGCTCACTTTACAGGAATTGAAGCCGTTTCTAGCCCAATATGAGCAGCTTTCGGGACTGGCCTTGACAGCATACGACTACGTCATTCCGCACCAAACGAGCCGGTTTGGAAACGAGATTTTTGCCAAACAATACCACTTGAATGAGCATCAGTTAATAAATACATTGGCCCATTATGGCAACTGTATTTCGGCTTCTATTCCCTTGGGATTGTGCGATTTGGTCCAACAAAAAAAAGATTTGTCGGACCAAAAAATCCTGCTTATCGGCAGTGCGGCGGGGCTGTCGCTGGGTGCTTTGACGCTTCTGTTTTGA
- a CDS encoding F390 synthetase-related protein — MFFKLQIIYFLVRIKLRDLFRNRAQIEHFQQRRWHRFARTILPKSTFYRSYLNVPLDQIPLMHKALFMEHFDEINTVAIRKEEAMKIALQAEETRDFASELNGITVGLSTGTSGKRGLFLASTKERAQWVAMVLHRVVKWSIFKRQKVAFFLRANSNLYSSVQSSVLAFHFFDIFRKTEELVAELDLLKPDIVAAQPSLLRYLAEAQQIGNLSIRPQQIISFAEVLHDDDRTVIERVFGVKITEVYQCTEGFLGVSCAYGTMHLNEDVAIFEKKYVSKHRFIPVVTDFTRTSQPIIRYEMTDVLVERTTPCPCGSAMMGIERIEGRTDDVLLFEQDGKTISIFSDTLVRKIARATDDFSHYSIRQVTENRLEVAVETEPKSKAIVGQLIETAILEVLEGQGIKNTVVVFTEEKVSEKGAKHRRVVRTFKKIL; from the coding sequence ATGTTTTTCAAACTTCAAATTATTTATTTTTTAGTAAGAATCAAACTGCGCGACTTGTTCAGAAATCGGGCGCAGATAGAACATTTTCAACAACGGCGTTGGCATCGTTTTGCCCGAACTATTCTACCTAAATCAACTTTTTATCGATCCTATTTAAACGTTCCGTTAGACCAAATTCCGCTGATGCATAAGGCGTTGTTTATGGAACATTTTGATGAAATAAACACCGTAGCAATACGCAAAGAAGAAGCAATGAAGATCGCACTTCAGGCCGAAGAAACCCGCGACTTTGCGTCAGAGCTCAACGGTATTACGGTAGGGTTGTCGACGGGAACAAGCGGGAAGCGAGGACTGTTTCTGGCTTCCACTAAAGAGCGGGCGCAGTGGGTGGCGATGGTGCTCCACCGCGTGGTGAAATGGTCAATTTTTAAGCGGCAAAAAGTGGCGTTTTTCCTGCGGGCCAACAGTAATTTGTACAGCTCGGTTCAATCTTCGGTGCTGGCGTTTCACTTCTTTGATATTTTTAGAAAGACCGAAGAACTGGTTGCCGAACTAGACCTCCTAAAGCCCGATATTGTTGCCGCTCAACCTTCTCTTTTACGGTATTTGGCGGAGGCGCAGCAGATTGGGAATCTCAGCATTAGGCCTCAACAAATCATTTCGTTTGCCGAAGTACTGCATGATGACGACCGCACGGTGATTGAGCGTGTATTTGGCGTTAAAATTACCGAAGTGTATCAATGCACCGAAGGTTTTTTGGGGGTGAGTTGTGCGTATGGAACGATGCACCTCAACGAAGATGTAGCCATTTTTGAAAAAAAATACGTGAGCAAACATCGGTTTATTCCCGTCGTAACGGATTTTACGCGTACTTCGCAGCCCATTATTCGGTACGAAATGACGGATGTTCTAGTGGAACGTACTACGCCTTGCCCTTGCGGGTCGGCGATGATGGGCATTGAGCGCATTGAAGGTCGAACGGATGATGTGCTTCTTTTTGAGCAAGACGGAAAAACAATTTCGATATTCTCCGATACCTTAGTGCGAAAAATTGCCCGCGCTACCGATGATTTTAGTCATTACAGCATTAGGCAAGTGACCGAAAACAGGCTCGAAGTTGCGGTAGAAACTGAACCGAAAAGTAAAGCAATCGTCGGCCAGTTAATAGAAACTGCTATTTTGGAGGTGTTGGAAGGACAGGGTATAAAAAATACTGTGGTTGTTTTTACCGAAGAGAAAGTAAGTGAAAAAGGCGCGAAACATCGTCGTGTGGTGCGTACGTTTAAAAAGATTCTATGA
- a CDS encoding MBL fold metallo-hydrolase: MVSNPTTVSYRLFASGYCTAHDWIVDPKNGRGKALFYAVWLLIDHPRHGLYVFDTGYSPRFLEATRHFPDKFYGWATPAFIQKEETAMAQLAQAGIKPSDLSGMIISHFHADHVAGMLDFPKIPVICHSAAMEQVLSVKGFGAVRHGIVKTLIPTDLRERARVITEDSVVADKALMQNLDGPSSLQFQDLFGDGSVELAQLPGHARGQLGIRIHTADHTLFFATDAAWRKSTLEAGILPSPTVKLFFDDWAAYKTTFSALRNYQQVFPMHRLLFTHCPETLNYITSFHP, encoded by the coding sequence ATGGTATCGAACCCAACAACCGTAAGTTATCGCCTTTTTGCGTCGGGGTATTGCACCGCCCATGATTGGATTGTGGACCCTAAAAACGGTCGGGGGAAGGCCCTTTTTTATGCTGTTTGGTTGTTGATTGACCACCCACGTCACGGACTTTATGTATTTGATACGGGATATTCTCCCCGATTTCTGGAAGCAACGCGGCATTTTCCCGATAAATTTTACGGCTGGGCTACCCCAGCTTTTATTCAAAAGGAAGAAACGGCAATGGCGCAATTGGCGCAGGCGGGCATTAAACCTTCGGATTTGAGCGGAATGATTATCTCACATTTTCACGCCGACCACGTGGCGGGAATGTTAGATTTTCCGAAAATACCCGTTATCTGTCATTCGGCTGCTATGGAACAAGTGTTGTCGGTGAAGGGGTTTGGAGCTGTCAGACATGGGATTGTAAAGACCCTGATCCCGACTGATTTGAGAGAAAGAGCTCGGGTGATAACGGAGGATTCGGTAGTGGCAGATAAAGCCCTAATGCAAAATCTCGACGGGCCGTCTAGTCTTCAATTTCAGGATTTGTTTGGGGATGGGTCGGTTGAATTGGCGCAGCTCCCGGGACATGCGCGTGGGCAGTTGGGTATCCGTATTCACACGGCTGACCATACGTTATTTTTTGCCACAGATGCCGCGTGGCGCAAGAGTACTCTGGAAGCGGGCATTTTACCAAGCCCTACCGTAAAATTATTTTTTGACGATTGGGCGGCTTATAAAACTACGTTTTCGGCCCTGCGTAACTATCAGCAAGTATTCCCCATGCATCGGCTACTTTTTACGCATTGCCCCGAAACGCTGAATTATATTACGTCATTCCATCCTTGA
- a CDS encoding NAD-dependent epimerase/dehydratase family protein — MQKIVITGASGFLGGRLLKHLTHRKMAQIVVGTGRRTERIAEFEREGCCYEAGDLLSVDFCETLLAEADAVVHCAALSAPWGKREEFVKANVIATQNLLKAAQKTGVKKFVFISTPSIYFNARHRFNVSESDPLPTKMVNEYAATKWEAEQEVLSQYSTFFQTIALRPRAIIGAEDTVIFPRLLKAYESGRLKIIGNGQNMVDLTTARNVIEAVNCAFKAPVEAFGQAYNITNGEPVNLWEEINFLLKELGLTPVTKRVPLAIADAAARLMELKAQLTRGPEPTLTRYGIGVLAKSLTMDISKAQTLLNYHPVQTTREGIVEFIEWYRTQQP, encoded by the coding sequence ATGCAAAAAATCGTTATCACTGGAGCATCAGGTTTTTTAGGCGGGCGTTTGTTAAAACACCTTACGCATCGGAAGATGGCGCAAATAGTGGTGGGAACGGGCCGACGTACCGAGCGGATAGCAGAATTTGAGCGAGAGGGGTGTTGTTATGAGGCGGGAGATTTATTAAGCGTTGATTTTTGTGAAACTCTGCTCGCTGAAGCCGATGCGGTTGTGCATTGTGCGGCGTTGTCGGCGCCGTGGGGCAAGCGCGAAGAATTTGTAAAAGCCAACGTCATTGCTACCCAAAACCTATTGAAAGCCGCCCAAAAAACGGGTGTTAAAAAGTTTGTATTCATCTCTACCCCGAGCATCTATTTCAACGCTCGACACCGATTTAATGTTTCGGAAAGCGACCCATTACCTACTAAAATGGTCAATGAATACGCCGCTACCAAATGGGAGGCGGAGCAGGAAGTGTTAAGTCAATATTCTACTTTTTTTCAAACCATTGCCCTGCGTCCGCGTGCCATCATTGGCGCAGAAGATACTGTTATCTTTCCTAGATTATTGAAAGCCTACGAAAGCGGTCGCCTAAAAATCATTGGTAATGGTCAAAATATGGTCGATTTGACCACGGCCCGCAACGTCATTGAGGCCGTGAATTGTGCGTTTAAAGCTCCTGTGGAGGCATTTGGTCAAGCCTATAACATCACGAATGGGGAGCCAGTCAATTTGTGGGAAGAAATCAATTTCTTACTCAAAGAGCTCGGCCTGACGCCCGTAACAAAACGAGTACCTTTGGCAATAGCCGACGCGGCGGCTCGATTGATGGAGCTGAAAGCCCAACTCACCAGAGGCCCTGAACCCACGCTGACGCGGTATGGCATTGGAGTACTGGCTAAATCGCTGACGATGGATATTTCCAAAGCACAAACCTTGTTGAATTATCACCCTGTACAAACCACTCGGGAAGGAATTGTCGAGTTTATTGAATGGTATCGAACCCAACAACCGTAA
- a CDS encoding alpha/beta hydrolase, which produces MTLTYEGKVMSNSYASLALELTTAVDDERPVYIAGNFCEWFPDIERFRMQKVEPGKYRFQFPSDFLFDKPLEYKYTRGGWDQVELDSFGETPQNRRIRAKTKSQKDFVPHWRKDGRSFDPLLVPTVETVAEQFEMPQLGRTRRIRILLPHDYYTSQKCYPVVYLQDGQNLFEDGSVYGNWEIDKKMAILAAQGKESVIIVAIDHADEDRLHEFAPYANPKFGKGSGKKYANFIVRTLKPYIDKHYRTRPERQHTGVGGSSMGGLISIYAGLMYPEVLGRLMIFSPSLWVSEKIYFDAIEFFNPMETKIYVYAGGKEGRYMIQSTERLKEAVERQGWSPERLQLKLSVDPKGEHNETRWGKEFPKAIEWLFFETR; this is translated from the coding sequence GTGACACTAACTTATGAAGGAAAAGTGATGAGTAACAGTTATGCGTCTTTGGCGCTGGAGTTGACGACTGCCGTTGACGACGAGCGGCCTGTATATATTGCCGGAAATTTTTGTGAATGGTTTCCCGACATTGAGCGATTTAGAATGCAGAAGGTAGAGCCGGGTAAATATAGATTTCAATTTCCGTCTGATTTTTTGTTTGATAAACCACTCGAATATAAATACACTCGTGGAGGATGGGATCAAGTAGAGCTTGATTCTTTTGGAGAAACTCCTCAAAATCGCAGGATTCGTGCAAAAACAAAATCTCAAAAAGATTTTGTACCTCACTGGCGTAAAGATGGGCGGTCTTTTGACCCACTCCTTGTTCCGACTGTAGAAACGGTTGCAGAACAATTTGAAATGCCACAGTTGGGACGTACACGCCGCATACGTATTTTACTTCCCCACGATTATTATACTTCCCAAAAATGTTATCCTGTAGTCTACCTTCAGGACGGTCAAAACCTGTTTGAAGATGGCTCGGTGTATGGAAATTGGGAAATCGATAAAAAGATGGCTATTCTCGCCGCTCAGGGCAAAGAAAGCGTGATTATTGTAGCCATAGACCATGCCGACGAAGACCGATTGCACGAATTTGCGCCCTATGCCAACCCTAAATTTGGGAAGGGCTCTGGAAAAAAATACGCCAATTTTATCGTACGTACGTTAAAACCGTACATTGACAAACACTACCGGACCCGTCCGGAGCGCCAGCATACGGGCGTCGGGGGAAGCTCAATGGGTGGACTGATAAGTATCTATGCGGGTTTGATGTACCCCGAAGTTTTGGGTCGTTTAATGATTTTTTCACCCTCTTTGTGGGTTTCTGAAAAAATATATTTCGACGCTATTGAGTTTTTCAATCCAATGGAAACGAAGATATATGTATACGCAGGAGGTAAAGAAGGGCGGTACATGATTCAAAGCACAGAACGACTTAAAGAGGCCGTAGAGCGACAAGGATGGTCGCCTGAGCGCCTGCAATTAAAACTCTCAGTAGACCCCAAGGGGGAGCATAACGAAACCCGATGGGGAAAAGAATTCCCTAAGGCCATTGAGTGGCTTTTTTTTGAAACCCGCTGA